A section of the Etheostoma cragini isolate CJK2018 chromosome 12, CSU_Ecrag_1.0, whole genome shotgun sequence genome encodes:
- the LOC117954189 gene encoding phosphatidylinositol 4,5-bisphosphate 3-kinase catalytic subunit alpha isoform: protein MPPRPSSGELWGMHLMPPSILVDCLLPNGMLLTLECLREATLITVKHELFKEARKYPLYNLLQEESSYIFVSVTQEAEREEFYDETRRLCDLRLFQAFLKVIEPVGNREEKILNREIGFAIGMPICEFDLVKDSEVQDFRRNILNVCKEAVDLRDSNGPHSRALYVYPPNVESCAELPRHIYNKLDKGQIIVVIWVIVSPSNDKQKYTLKINHDYVPEQVIAEAIRKKTRSMLLSQEQLKMCVQEYQGKYILKVCGCDEYLLEKYPLSQYKYVRSCIMLGRMPNLMLMAKDSLYSQLPIDNFTMPSYARRISTATPYMNGETATKSLWTINGTLRIRILCATYVNVNIRDIDKIYVRTGIYHGGEQLCDNVNTQRVPCSNPRWNEWLNYDMYIPDIPCAARLCLSICSVKGRKGAKEEHCPLAWGNINLFDYTHTLVAGKMALNLWPVPHGLEDLLNPIGVTGSNPNKETPCLELEFDHFSCPVKYPDMTIIEDHANWNISRELGFNYCHTGLSNRLARDNPLTDADNEQLRQVCNRDPLSEITEQEKDFLWRHRQHCVNMPEILPKILLAVKWNSRDEIAQMYCLLKDWPAIKPEQAMELLDCNFPDPMIREFAVKCLEKYLTDDKLSQYLIQLVQVLKYEQYLDNPLARFLLKRALTNQRIGHFFFWHLKSEMHNKTVSQRFGLLLESYCRACGMYLKHLSRQVEAMEKLINLTDLLKQEKKDEAQKVQMKFLVEQMRRPDYMDALQSFTSPLNPAHQLGNLRLEECRMMSSAKRPLWLNWENPDMMSELLFQNNEIIFKNGDDLRQDMLTLQIIRIMENIWQNQGLDLRMLPYGCLSIGDCVGLIEVVRNSHTIMQIQCKGGLKGALQFNSHTLHQWLKDKNKGEMYDQAIDLFTRSCAGYCVATFILGIGDRHNSNIMVKDDGQLFHIDFGHFLDHKKKKFGYKRERVPFVLTQDFLIVISKGTQECTKTREFERFQEMCYKAYLAIRQHANLFINLFSMMLGSGMPELQSFDDIAYIRKTLALDKTEQEALDYFMKQMNDAHHGGWTTKMDWIFHTIRQHAMN, encoded by the exons ATGCCTCCCAGGCCCTCCTCAGGAGAACTATGGGGGATGCACTTGATGCCCCCCAGCATACTGGTCGACTGCCTTCTGCCAAATGGCATGCTTCTCACGTTGGAATGTCTCCGGGAAGCCACTCTGATCACAGTCAAGCATGAGCTTTTCAAAGAGGCCAGGAAGTACCCTCTGTATAATCTGCTGCAGGAGGAGAGCTCCTACATCTTTGTCAGTGTCACCCAAGAGGCAGAGCGGGAGGAGTTTTACGATGAGACCAGGAGGTTGTGCGATCTTAGGCTCTTCCAGGCCTTCCTTAAAGTCATTGAGCCAGTTGGCAACAGGGAAGAGAAAATTCTCAACAGAGAGATAG GTTTTGCAATTGGAATGCCTATATGTGAGTTTGATTTGGTGAAAGACTCAGAAGTGCAGGACTTCAGaaggaacattttaaatgtttgcaaagAGGCTGTGGACCTTAGAGACAGTAACGGACCCCACAGCAGAGCTTTATACGTATATCCTCCCAATGTAGAATCCTGTGCAGAACTTCCCAGGCACATCTATAACAAGCTAGATAAAG GTCAAATCATTGTGGTCATATGGGTTATTGTGTCACCCAGCAATGACAAGCAGAAGTATACCCTGAAGATCAACCATGACTATGTGCCAGAGCAGGTGATTGCTGAAGCCATACGTAAGAAGACGCGTAGCATGCTGCTCTCCCAGGAgcagttaaaaatgtgtgtacagGAGTATCAGGGAAAGTACATTCTCAAAGTCTGTGGCTGTGACGAGTACTTGCTGGAGAAATACCCTCTGAGTCAGTACAAG TATGTGCGCAGCTGTATCATGCTGGGACGGATGCCTAACTTGATGCTAATGGCAAAAGACAGCCTGTATTCCCAGCTGCCCATTGACAACTTCACCATGCCGTCATATGCGAGGCGAATATCCACAGCAACACCCTACATGAATGGGGAAACAGCCACCAAGTCTCTTTGGACTATCAACGGAACGCTGAGGATCAGGATACTGTGCGCTACTTACGTCAATGTCAACATCAGAGACATTGATAAG ATCTACGTCAGGACCGGAATATACCACGGTGGAGAGCAGTTGTGTGACAATGTCAACACCCAGCGTGTGCCCTGCTCAAACCCCAG GTGGAACGAGTGGCTGAATTACGACATGTACATTCCAGACATCCCCTGTGCTGCCCGACTATGCCTCTCCATCTGCTCtgtgaaaggaaggaaaggagctAAAGAG GAGCACTGTCCTCTTGCCTGGGGCAACATTAACCTGTTTGACTACACCCACACACTAGTAGCAGGGAAGATGGCTCTCAACCTATGGCCTGTCCCACATGGCCTAGAAGACCTGCTCAACCCTATTGGTGTCACAGGCTCCAACCCAAACAAG GAAACCCCTTGTCTGGAGCTGGAGTTTGACCATTTCAGTTGCCCTGTCAAGTACCCTGATATGACCATCATTGAGGACCATGCAAACTGGAATATATCCAGAGAGCTTGGCTTTAATTACTGCCACACCGGTTTG AGTAACAGACTGGCACGTGACAACCCCCTGACCGACGCCGACAATGAGCAGCTACGCCAGGTGTGTAACAGAGACCCACTGTCTGAAATCACTGAGCAGGAGAAAGACTTTCTATGGAGGCACAG ACAACACTGCGTAAACATGCCAGAGATCCTTCCCAAGATCCTCCTGGCTGTGAAGTGGAACTCCAGAGATGAGATTGCACAG aTGTATTGTCTTCTGAAGGACTGGCCTGCTATCAAGCCAGAACAAGCCATGGAGTTGCTAGATTGCAACTTCCCTGATCCAATGATCAGAGAGTTTGCCGTAAAGTGCCTTGAGAAATACCTTACAGACGACAAACTCTCACAGTACCTCATTCAACTGGTTCAG GTTCTAAAGTATGAGCAGTACCTTGACAACCCACTTGCACGCTTTCTGCTGAAAAGAGCATTAACCAATCAGAGGATAGGACATTTCTTCTTCTGGCATTTAAA GTCAGAGATGCACAACAAGACAGTGAGTCAGCGGTTTGGCCTGCTGCTAGAGTCGTACTGCCGGGCCTGTGGCATGTATCTGAAGCACCTGAGCAGACAGGTGGAGGCCATGGAGAAACTCATCAATCTCACTGACCTCctcaaacaggaaaaaaaagatgaggcACAGAAG GTTCAAATGAAGTTTCTGGTGGAGCAGATGAGAAGGCCTGATTACATGGATGCCCTGCAGAGCTTTACCTCCCCACTGAATCCTGCACATCAGCTGGGAAACCTCCG CCTGGAGGAATGCAGGATGATGTCATCAGCCAAGCGACCTCTATGGCTTAACTGGGAAAACCCAGATATGATGTCAGAGCTGCTCTTTCAGAACAACGAAATCATCTTCAAAAATGGAGATG ATCTGAGGCAGGACATGCTAACACTGCAGATCATTAGGATAATGGAGAACATCTGGCAAAACCAAGGCCTTGATCTCAG GATGTTGCCATATGGTTGTCTGTCAATCGGTGACTGTGTTGGTTTGATTGAGGTGGTGAGGAACTCTCACACCATCATGCAGATTCAATGTAAAGGAGGCCTAAAGGGGGCGTTGCAGTTCAACAGCCACACTCTGCATCAGTGGCTTAAGGATAAAAATAAGGGAGAGAT GTATGACCAGGCCATCGATCTGTTCACGCGGTCGTGTGCAGGCTACTGTGTAGCCACATTTATCCTGGGCATAGGGGACAGACACAATAGCAACATTATGGTCAAAGATGATGGACAG CTGTTCCACATAGACTTTGGCCATTTCCTCGAccacaaaaagaagaagtttgGATACAAGAGAGAACGTGTGCCCTTTGTGCTCACACAGGACTTCTTGATCGTTATTAGCAAAGGAACTCAAGAGTGCACCAAAACAAGGGAGTTTGAAAG GTTCCAGGAGATGTGTTACAAGGCGTACCTGGCAATCCGACAGCACGCAAACCTCTTCATCAACCTCTTCTCCATGATGCTGGGCTCAGGGATGCCCGAGCTGCAGTCATTTGACGACATTGCTTACATCAGAAAGACGCTAGCCTTGGACAAGACAGAGCAGGAGGCCCTGGACTACTTCATGAAGCAGATGAACGACGCTCACCACGGTGGCTGGACTACCAAGATGGACTGGATCTTCCACACAATCCGCCAGCATGCTATGAACTGA